A stretch of DNA from Gammaproteobacteria bacterium:
CACTTAATATAGATACTCGGTTCATCCCCACGGTCGTGGGGAACACACCAGAAGCATTCAGAGAGCCGGTCTCCATATCGGTTCATCCCCACGGTCGTGGGGAACACGTCGCTGGAGTTGAAAACTGGCATTGCCCTAACGGTTCATCCCCACGGTCGTGGGGAACACGATGCTACTTTGTTCATAAACCCGGTGGCTTTCGGTTCATCCCCACGGTCGTGGGGAACACGCCGGTTTCAGTTGAGAGCAACCACGGTGTGACGGTTCATCCCCACGGTCGTGGGGAACACCAGGGATAGTACCACTACCTGTTTGTGAGCCACGGTTCATCCCCACGGTCGTGGGGAACACTGCAAGAACCACGATATTACTCCAGATCTGGACGGTTCATCCCCACGGTCGTGGGGAACACAGGCGGGCACTCCAGTTCTACCCGAAAATGAGCGGTTCATCCCCACGGTCGTGGGGAACACAAAATCCACAATGAAGGAACGGCACGAACGAACGGTTCATCCCCACGGTCGTGGGGAACACATCGCAACTGTTGGAGTCCCCTGAACACCCATCGGTTCATCCCCACGGTCGTGGGGAACACTTTAACCAAGTGCACTCAAACATTCGATTTCACGGTTCATCCCCACGGTCGTGGGGAACACATACGGTCTATTAGTCCTAGACGAATTGGGTGCGGTTCATCCCCACGGTCGTGGGGAACACAGCCGCGTTAGTAATGCAGCGGGCGGTATGGACGGTTCATCCCCACGGTCGTGGGGAACACTAAGCTACCGGACTCGCCTACCGGGGTGCGTACGGTTCATCCCCACGGTCGTGGGGAACACAGACCGAGGCGTTAGAAGCAGCGGAAGAAGTGCGGTTCATCCCCACGGTCGTGGGGAACACTTATTGTCTAATCCGACCAACGGCATCCACTTCGGTTCATCCCCACGGTCGTGGGGAACACGCTGAGACCACTATCATCTAGTTCAACACTGACGGTTCATCCCCACGGTCGTGGGGAACACTCCATCTCGTCCAAAAGCTGCTGTTGATCCGTCGGTTCATCCCCACGGTCGTGGGGAACACTTTAATGGACTATAAACGCTAACGCTCTTTAACGGTTCATCCCCACGGTCGTGGGGAACACTTGCCGGCGGCGATTGTTGCGCCGTTGATCCGCGGTTCATCCCCACGGTCGTGGGGAACACTGTCAAACGCTCTGGTATCTGCAATATCATCCCGGTTCATCCCCACGGTCGTGGGGAACACATTACGCTGATAGATTAACTGAGATCAAAAGTCGGTTCATCCCCACGGTCGTGGGGAACACAAAACTCGGCTGAAACAGATTATTTAAGGGATCGGTTCATCCCCACGGTCGTGGGGAACACCTGCTGCGCAGCTCTCGCACTCTATACCAATACGGTTCATCCCCACGGTCGTGGGGAACACTAATTCAAACATCAATTCAACACTATCGTATCCGGTTCATCCCCACGGTCGTGGGGAACACGGCCACTGAGTATCTGGGCCCGCCTGGTGGGCCGGTTCATCCCCACGGTCGTGGGGAACACTAGAGACCACGTATAGTTACTATTTGCGCTGGCGGTTCATCCCCACGGTCGTGGGGAACACACGGGCAAACTGATATGACTCATTTAATTCATCGGTTCATCCCCACGGTCGTGGGGAACACTAGAGACCACGTATAGTTACTATTTGCGCTGGCGGTTCATCCCCACGGTCGTGGGGAACACACGGGCAAACTGATATGAGTCATTTAATAAATCGGTTCATCCCCACGGTCGTGGGGAACACATTGACAATAAACTAAACAATTATATCAACTCCGGTTCATCCCCACGGTCGTGGGGAACACGGCATCAGCTGGCGCTCGGACAGCATGCACATCGGTTCATCCCCACGGTCGTGGGGAACACGAGATTAAAGTGTGATCAATTATGAGATAAACCGGTTCATCCCCACGGTCGTGGGGAACACCTTGCATCGGCTGCACCGCCAACGATGGTGGACGGTTCATCCCCACGGTCGTGGGGAACACTGTCAATGCTGGGTTTAAAATTAAACTATCAACGGTTCATCCCCACGGTCGTGGGGAACACGCATGCTGTCCGAGCGCCAGCTGATGCCTGGGCGGTTCATCCCCACGGTCGTGGGGAACACAGAGGCAATTTACAAAGCCAAAGGCGGCAAGGCGGTTCATCCCCACGGTCGTGGGGAACACGCATCGGCACTTGCATCGGCAACGATGGTGGACGGTTCATCCCCACGGTCGTGGGGAACACATCTAACCAGTGACGCAGGGATTTTACAAGAGCGGTTCATCCCCACGGTCGTGGGGAACACTGAAAAACCTGCACCCAACTAAATATGCAAGTCGGTTCATCCCCACGGTCGTGGGGAACACCCCGGCAAATAAAGTTGCACAACACCTGCGGCCGGTTCATCCCCACGGTCGTGGGGAACACATTTCGCGCTGCGGAGAATGTTTGATGGGGCGCGGTTCATCCCCACGGTCGTGGGGAACACGCGAGATTGCAGTTGGCGATACGGCGACACCGCGGTTCATCCCCACGGTCGTGGGGAACACGACATCGCCGGTTGGTTTGAGCGGCGGATATTCGGTTCATCCCCACGGTCGTGGGGAACACTTAACTGATCTAGCGCGCCGCCCAGCTCCTTGCGGTTCATCCCCACGGTCGTGGGGAACACCGCCGCATAAATACGATTGCTACCAATCGCTACGGTTCATCCCCACGGTCGTGGGGAACACGAGCCAAAAGCTATTTGCAGCTCGTTTATGCTCGGTTCATCCCCACGGTCGTGGGGAACACTCTAAATATACGCGGTTGTTTTTATTAGTAAAATTTACACTCTAAAATTCCACCAACAACTCTCATTTTTTAGAACTGAATGTAAGCAACATAAATAGCGCCTAAACCCCGTAATTTTGGCGTCATTTCAAATACCCAATTTGTTAAAGAACTACTCTTTTATTTCTTTTAACGGTAGGAAAGAGACTAATCGCAATCCATCATATTCCACAGGTATGCGTCTATTGTCACCATAAGTTTGAAAATCAAAACCTGATTCACTATTGGTTGCCCAAGCCATGACCACGTTACCCTCTTCTGCCAATTCAGTTATTTGCTGCCAAATCATCTCCCGTACCCGCCGTGATACATCACCCACATAAACACCAGCACGTACTTCCAGTAGCCAGATGGCTAGCCTGCCACGAAGCCTCGGTGGTACACTTTCTGTCACAACAGTTAGCATGCTCATAAAATAATATTACCTGTGAAACATTGCCAATATAGCGTTTATACATGTAGGAATACACTTTAGCTTGTGGTGATAGTGCGATGTTTGTTTCGCCATCTAAAGATGGCTCCTACCGTTATCTAACAGCCTTCAGTGGAGTATAATCTGGGTTAATTACGGGGGACATCAGGTAGTTAATTACTCCGGTGCCCGGCATCCCCCATTGATTCCGGCTCTGGAATGGCAGGTGGCTGAGCATCTTCCGGAGGTTTAGGTGGGCTAATTTCCCCAGCGGATAGCACCTCTTCAATCATCGGAATCAGCTTTTTCAGTACTTTGTCACTGCGAAAGATGTCTCTACAAGCTAGGCGTACTTCTCGATCTGGCTGGGGTGGGTTGGCGGCCGCAACTTTAAAAGCGATGGGAACCACGGTTTCAAATTTGATGATGTCTGCCATATCGTAAACAAAGGAGAGTGGTTTTCCGGTGTGTAGAAAACCCACCGCTGGTGCATAACCTGCTGCCAGAATAGCGGCTTCGGTGATGCCATACAGACAGGAGGTAGCAGCACTAATGCAGCGGTTGGCAATGTCGCCCTTATCCCAATCCTTTACGTCATACCGGCGACCATGCCACTCAATACGGTAACGCTTAGCGAGGAGTTGGTAGAGTTTTCTAACCCGTGCGCCCTCTATCCCCCTAAGCTGGTCAACACTTCTTCTGGAGGGTGCCTCTTCGCCAAAGCGCAACTCAAACATTTTGCGTACAACTTTAAGCCTAAGCTCATCATCCAGCGCTAATTTTGCTTGATAGAGCAAGCGGTCTGACCTTGCACCACCAGGCTGGCCTGAAGCGTATAGCCGCACCCCGGCCTCACCAACCCAGATCAATAGTGTGCCGACGGTGGCGGCCAATTTTACCGCTGAGTGAGAGACCCTAGTACCTGGTTCCAGCATAATACAAGCAACCGAACCCACCGGAATATGGGTACGCACACCGGCTTTGTCCAGTAGTACAAAAGCACCATCTAGCACATCAACCTGCCCTCGATCCAGAAAAATCATCGAGAGGCGGTCTTTCATGGGTAGGGGTTTTAGTGGTGGTAACATTGCGATCCTTGCTCTCCATTGTCTGTTTTTACAGCACGAGGCCTAATCCGGATAGCAGATAAGGGTTCGTTTTTTTATTGGGCTTAAGCTTACGGTGCTGGTGTGCAATCGCTCGAATTATCGTCTCACTCAACCCCGCTTGTCTTGCAAAAGTAGCCACTCGGCTAGTGCTTGTTTTGCCTCATCAATTAATCTGTTCGCCTTGGTTTTAGAGAGTGATATTGCAGCACCTAACTGTTGCAAGTCAGCGAGTGTGAAATGATCTCGTTTGCCATTTAAGCTCATCTGATGCTGCGTGGTCCATACACCTCCTGGATTATGCGCATAGGTCACATCATAAGCAGGAGAGAGCCTCCACTACCCTGTTTCATCCATTAAAAAACGATATTTTTCGTGTGATCATCTTGATTGCGTGCCAAGACATTAAATACAGTACGCCGGAGCTGCTGTATCGCATCGGCTTTACTTAGGCGCATTTGGCGCATCACCATGAAGGCTTGCTCATAGCTGTAAGCACCTGCTTGATTAAAGTCAAAATGTGCCAAACCACAGAGTGATTGCATATGGAGCCGTCGCCCATCTATTCGGTCAAAACGCTGGGTCATAAAGTGAGCGCGGTTATGCTCTTCCAATCGTTGGCACTGCGTCATGTTAATGCCTGCGGCTATTGCCATCAGGTAATAGGCATATTCAATTTTTCCATAACCTTTGGGTTCCCCCAGCTCGGTGTTGGTTACGCCATCAAACTTCAGTAGCCAATAGTCAAAACCGGGGGGAACATGACCTTAGAAAAATTAACATAAAAGCCCTATATAAGGCCATAAAACAATGCATTTTATTGGTTTAGCTGTCACAATCTACGCACCATCATTAGGCCGCAGCCAAATGCTTTGGCAGGGCCAATACCGCTCAATAGGCTCGCGGTGAATCGCTCAACATCCGTTACTCGCAATACCCCTAACAAGTCCATGGTGCTATAACGAATGGGCTTACTGCTCCCTCGTTTGGTTATCTGATGCTGGTCATAGCTCTCAACTGTGACTTCCTGTTCGGCAATTTCAAAGCCATATTTATCACTGCGAGATAGTAACCATTTTCTTCCAGATGTCTGGATTAATTCTGGCATTGCAGGGCGCTTATCATGTGCTAGCTGTGAGAAATTTATGGTATGTTTTTCATCCATCACCACATCGTGACGTTGACGTTTTCCGGTACCATCCTTGCGGGTTACAATGGGATTTACTCTCAGGGTGAATGCCAACATCTGCCCTTCAGATATAGCCGGTTTATACAGCTTGCTCTCAACCAGCCAACCTTCACCTGCAATCGGCTGACGCTGTGAAACCACGTAGAAGAGGCGCTGCAACGGCTTTTTATCTGCTCGAAACAGAAAATCCCGTTCTGCATTCGGATCATCTGGAAACAGTTTCCATAATGCCTGATGCTCTCGATAGCTATTGAGTGAGATGTTGCGCATCAGTCGACTTGCCTGATAGTCGCTAGCATCTAAGGTGACTCGACTAAAATAACTCATTCTTCACCCCCGTCCGTACCATTAAATGGTGCTCTTTGCGGTTGATAAACTGCCAGCGTTTACGGCTTACCACGTGATCACGACGTTCATGTATCAGATAAGTCCCATCATTGCCGGCAAAGCCTGCCTGTTTTCGTGATAATCCTTCCCATAAATAGGCCGTGCATTGATCAGCCGAAGTTGCAGAAAGTTGTGAACAGTTGTACAGCTCGTTATCTACCATTACTTTGTCAAAGGCAGATTTTAGCTGCTCAGCCTCTACCACCTTCGGGTCCAAAGGGAGCGATAAAGGACAAGATTTACGCCCTAAATAGAGGGTGTAGCAGGGGGATTTCAGGGCTATTGCCAGTTCAACAAGCGTATATGGCGCTGTATTGCCGTACAAAGCTACGGTGTAGTGAGCATCTACCCGGTAATCTCGCTGTGATAAAATAGTGCTCATTGTGTCCTTGGGCACCGACATTTCATCTTTGCGGGTGTAGTAACGCCGACCTCGATCGGGTGGTGGTACCTGAACGGTGTGATAGTCACGCAACAATGCCCCTGGGGAGTCCACTCGTACCGCCATTTGGTAACCATTGGCAAGCCGTAATTGTTGACGCTCCTCTTCACGTTTAATGCCCAGTGCCGCCGCCAACAAGCCGATTACGGCTGATTTAGTGGGGTGGCCTTGTGAGAGCCGCTGCTCACCCACAGCAATTTCACCCCAGGAAGCCATGGGGCCATAGAGTTTCAGCATGAGAAATTCACTCATCCCCCCTACTCCACTGCAGTATCAATAACGTCTTGCAAGCTACCTTGAGCGGTGTTGGCATTCATCACCACAAAGCGATCAGAACAATCGCCGTAGACCTTATCCATTTTACTGCGTGTCTCTTCTAGCTGGAGAATAGACGCATCCAACATCGATGTGCTATCAACAGGCTTTAAAAATGCCACTGAAAGGGTACGCGGTTGCTGGCTACCCACCTCACAAAGGATATATGAAGCACGTGCGCGTGAAGCAAAGCTATTTTGCTTTCCGGTCGGTGCAACGGTGGCGGCGGCTTCAATCAACGCACTTAAGGTACGTTTTACCAGCACCTCGTCAGCCAGGGTCTCTTTGAGTAGTTGTTTATCAATACAGATATATTGGTAAAACAGCGCGGCACCAAATTCGGTCTCTCCCATGTGCGCTGCACCCATGTCATCTGCACCGTTGTTAAGATCATCTACCGCAGTGAAAAAATCATCTTCAACCGCCACTTTATGCACACTAATGGCGTGGGCAACTTGTGCTGCCGCCTCAGTATTAAAGGCGGGGCTAGATGCCAACATACGACCAAACAGTGCAATATCTGCCGCACTGTGCTGTTTGCGCAGTAGATCCAACTCACCTCCTTGGGGAGCTTCACCACGCTCTGCGGATGCCGCCACCAATGCATCAATTGCGGCCTCCTCTTCTGGGCTAAAGTGAGCAAGCTGCTCAATCTCTAACGGTTTGCGT
This window harbors:
- the cas5e gene encoding type I-E CRISPR-associated protein Cas5/CasD, which gives rise to MSEFLMLKLYGPMASWGEIAVGEQRLSQGHPTKSAVIGLLAAALGIKREEERQQLRLANGYQMAVRVDSPGALLRDYHTVQVPPPDRGRRYYTRKDEMSVPKDTMSTILSQRDYRVDAHYTVALYGNTAPYTLVELAIALKSPCYTLYLGRKSCPLSLPLDPKVVEAEQLKSAFDKVMVDNELYNCSQLSATSADQCTAYLWEGLSRKQAGFAGNDGTYLIHERRDHVVSRKRWQFINRKEHHLMVRTGVKNELF
- the cas2 gene encoding type I-E CRISPR-associated endoribonuclease Cas2; its protein translation is MSMLTVVTESVPPRLRGRLAIWLLEVRAGVYVGDVSRRVREMIWQQITELAEEGNVVMAWATNSESGFDFQTYGDNRRIPVEYDGLRLVSFLPLKEIKE
- the cas1e gene encoding type I-E CRISPR-associated endonuclease Cas1e — encoded protein: MLPPLKPLPMKDRLSMIFLDRGQVDVLDGAFVLLDKAGVRTHIPVGSVACIMLEPGTRVSHSAVKLAATVGTLLIWVGEAGVRLYASGQPGGARSDRLLYQAKLALDDELRLKVVRKMFELRFGEEAPSRRSVDQLRGIEGARVRKLYQLLAKRYRIEWHGRRYDVKDWDKGDIANRCISAATSCLYGITEAAILAAGYAPAVGFLHTGKPLSFVYDMADIIKFETVVPIAFKVAAANPPQPDREVRLACRDIFRSDKVLKKLIPMIEEVLSAGEISPPKPPEDAQPPAIPEPESMGDAGHRSN
- the cas6e gene encoding type I-E CRISPR-associated protein Cas6/Cse3/CasE; the encoded protein is MSYFSRVTLDASDYQASRLMRNISLNSYREHQALWKLFPDDPNAERDFLFRADKKPLQRLFYVVSQRQPIAGEGWLVESKLYKPAISEGQMLAFTLRVNPIVTRKDGTGKRQRHDVVMDEKHTINFSQLAHDKRPAMPELIQTSGRKWLLSRSDKYGFEIAEQEVTVESYDQHQITKRGSSKPIRYSTMDLLGVLRVTDVERFTASLLSGIGPAKAFGCGLMMVRRL
- the cas7e gene encoding type I-E CRISPR-associated protein Cas7/Cse4/CasC → MGRFVQLHLLTSYPPANLNRDDLGRPKTAVMGGATRLRVSSQSLKRAWRTSEVFESALKNHIGTRTKMMGVTIFESLVDKGVSESKAIEWAKAIADKFGKIKSLSKKEAAELKDPETPADKKEKLKRKPLEIEQLAHFSPEEEAAIDALVAASAERGEAPQGGELDLLRKQHSAADIALFGRMLASSPAFNTEAAAQVAHAISVHKVAVEDDFFTAVDDLNNGADDMGAAHMGETEFGAALFYQYICIDKQLLKETLADEVLVKRTLSALIEAAATVAPTGKQNSFASRARASYILCEVGSQQPRTLSVAFLKPVDSTSMLDASILQLEETRSKMDKVYGDCSDRFVVMNANTAQGSLQDVIDTAVE